In Armatimonadota bacterium, a single genomic region encodes these proteins:
- a CDS encoding polysaccharide deacetylase family protein, translating to MGDRVPILTYHKISPITKGTIYPGTFVPPNLFEKHLRLLNRRGFSSVRVSDLFSDRMPGQPILLTFDDGFQDFAESAWPLLQKYGFGGLVFLVLNHLGGHNDWDIAVGDKPAPLMTLDTIQELAGRGAQFGSHTLSHPRLASLDEADQRQEIFGSRTIPASDFQYPISDLSICYPYGSYNETTLRLSREAGYQYGFSTDKGLNNASTDPMRLKRIAIRHDTSVPALIYKLWRGFRYDR from the coding sequence GTGGGCGACCGAGTTCCGATTTTGACTTACCACAAGATCTCGCCGATCACCAAAGGCACCATTTACCCCGGAACCTTTGTTCCGCCCAATCTGTTCGAGAAACACCTTCGCCTACTCAATCGGCGAGGGTTTTCTTCTGTTCGAGTTTCTGACTTATTCAGCGACCGAATGCCCGGCCAACCTATCCTTCTCACGTTCGACGACGGTTTCCAGGACTTCGCCGAAAGCGCTTGGCCACTACTTCAGAAGTATGGTTTCGGAGGGCTGGTTTTCCTGGTTCTCAACCACCTCGGCGGACATAACGACTGGGATATTGCTGTCGGCGACAAACCTGCACCTTTGATGACGCTGGACACAATCCAAGAACTGGCGGGTCGAGGTGCCCAATTCGGCTCCCACACTCTCAGTCATCCTCGACTCGCTAGCCTCGATGAAGCTGACCAACGGCAAGAAATATTCGGGAGTCGGACCATCCCCGCTTCCGACTTCCAATATCCTATTTCTGACTTGTCAATCTGCTACCCCTACGGCTCGTACAACGAAACTACCCTCCGGCTTAGCCGAGAAGCGGGCTACCAGTACGGATTCAGCACCGACAAGGGCCTCAACAACGCCAGTACTGACCCGATGCGCCTCAAGCGCATTGCAATTCGCCACGATACCAGCGTTCCCGCCCTCATTTACAAGCTATGGAGAGGCTTCCGATATGACCGATGA
- a CDS encoding glycosyltransferase family 4 protein has product MTDESLKIVHVTSAGSYTYGAVMSMMTLAKAQIAAGEDVQFETWKGRKFGAELRGQGYRAHEVKVRTKIDVLAILQMRRWFREQRFDIVHTHLSTSSINGCLAARFAKIPSVATVHGMSSKWSFIFADHMIGVSQGVCDHIVSQGVPRSRTTPVYNGVDVPAGVMTKQEARKAFNLPPEAAVFGTVARLTRMKGIDTGLEAFRILAEKVPGSHYILVGNGDGETGYRQWVDNHNLQDRVHFLGYQSNVFNPLAAMDLFLFPSLKEAMGISVVEALAMGLPVVSSNVGGLPEVITPKVGVLVPASDPNAMAKEALAALQNPNLPAEAKLRAEAHFSVDSMREGTRRVYQMLIEA; this is encoded by the coding sequence ATGACCGATGAGTCCTTAAAGATAGTTCATGTCACTAGCGCCGGGAGCTATACCTACGGCGCCGTCATGAGCATGATGACCCTCGCCAAAGCCCAAATCGCCGCTGGCGAGGACGTCCAATTCGAAACCTGGAAAGGGCGAAAATTCGGCGCAGAACTTCGGGGACAGGGCTATCGAGCCCACGAGGTCAAAGTCCGCACTAAAATCGACGTCCTCGCCATCCTCCAAATGCGCCGCTGGTTCCGCGAGCAAAGGTTCGACATCGTCCACACCCACCTCTCCACCAGCTCCATCAACGGCTGCCTCGCAGCCCGATTCGCAAAAATCCCCAGCGTCGCCACCGTCCACGGAATGAGCAGCAAATGGAGCTTCATCTTCGCCGACCACATGATCGGGGTTAGCCAGGGCGTGTGCGACCACATCGTTTCCCAAGGCGTTCCCAGGAGCAGAACTACCCCCGTTTACAACGGCGTCGACGTCCCCGCCGGGGTCATGACCAAACAAGAAGCCCGAAAAGCCTTCAACCTCCCGCCAGAAGCTGCCGTTTTCGGTACCGTCGCCCGCCTCACCCGCATGAAGGGCATCGACACCGGCCTCGAAGCCTTCCGAATTCTCGCCGAAAAAGTCCCCGGCTCGCACTACATCCTCGTCGGGAACGGCGACGGTGAAACCGGCTACCGCCAATGGGTCGACAACCACAACTTGCAAGACCGAGTCCACTTCCTCGGCTATCAATCCAACGTCTTCAACCCCCTGGCCGCAATGGACCTCTTCCTCTTCCCCAGCCTCAAAGAGGCAATGGGAATCAGCGTTGTCGAAGCTTTGGCGATGGGACTGCCAGTCGTCAGCAGTAATGTAGGGGGGCTGCCGGAGGTGATTACTCCAAAGGTAGGTGTCCTAGTTCCTGCGAGCGACCCCAATGCGATGGCGAAAGAAGCTCTCGCCGCGCTCCAGAATCCGAACCTACCCGCCGAGGCTAAACTCCGCGCGGAAGCCCATTTTAGTGTCGACTCAATGCGTGAAGGCACTCGCCGGGTCTACCAAATGCTGATCGAAGCCTGA
- a CDS encoding SGNH/GDSL hydrolase family protein, with the protein MLALIALKLLAAPQAPSWSDIRAELQKPWPQNHEFRVVCHGHSVPAGYFVTPKVDTFNAYPHLLHQVLKKEFTNAVINVVVTAIGGENSVQGEKRFMEDVMSLKPRVVTIDYALNDRGVPLDQCKAAWQSMITTALRSNAKVILLTPTPDLTAKMLNSDDPLTQRASMIRDLAKQNQVSLADPYAAFSDILRAGNSLEPYMSQFNHPNRKGHDVVVKELAKVFFSKTD; encoded by the coding sequence ATGCTTGCGCTGATCGCCTTAAAACTGCTTGCCGCTCCCCAAGCTCCCAGCTGGAGCGACATACGCGCCGAGCTACAAAAGCCCTGGCCCCAAAACCACGAGTTTCGCGTCGTCTGCCACGGACACAGCGTTCCGGCTGGCTACTTTGTCACCCCAAAAGTCGACACGTTCAACGCCTATCCGCACCTCCTCCACCAGGTACTCAAAAAAGAATTCACCAACGCGGTTATCAACGTCGTCGTCACCGCAATCGGCGGCGAAAACTCTGTTCAAGGCGAGAAGCGATTTATGGAGGACGTGATGTCCCTCAAGCCAAGAGTCGTCACCATCGACTACGCACTTAACGACAGAGGCGTCCCACTCGACCAATGCAAAGCTGCCTGGCAGTCCATGATCACCACTGCCCTTAGGAGCAACGCCAAGGTGATCCTTTTAACCCCAACGCCAGATCTAACCGCCAAAATGCTGAACTCCGACGACCCGCTCACGCAACGAGCGTCCATGATTCGCGATCTTGCCAAACAAAACCAAGTCTCCCTAGCCGACCCTTACGCCGCCTTCAGCGACATCCTCAGAGCCGGCAACTCCCTGGAACCGTACATGTCTCAATTTAACCACCCCAACCGAAAGGGCCATGACGTCGTCGTGAAGGAGCTTGCAAAGGTTTTCTTTTCCAAAACGGACTAG
- the groES gene encoding co-chaperone GroES yields the protein MANLKPLGDKVVVEVLDAEEKTASGIYLPDSAKKKPQEGTVVATGNGRVLDNGERNTLNVKVGDKVLFSKYGGNEVSIEGKEYTILDEDQIYAVIG from the coding sequence ATGGCAAACTTGAAACCACTCGGTGATAAAGTCGTCGTTGAGGTACTCGACGCAGAAGAGAAAACTGCTTCGGGAATCTACCTCCCAGACAGCGCTAAGAAGAAGCCGCAAGAAGGAACCGTCGTCGCCACTGGCAACGGACGAGTCCTCGATAACGGCGAGCGCAACACACTCAACGTCAAAGTCGGCGATAAGGTGCTCTTTAGCAAGTACGGCGGAAACGAAGTTTCCATCGAAGGCAAGGAATACACCATCCTCGACGAAGACCAAATCTACGCCGTCATTGGCTAA
- a CDS encoding four helix bundle protein: MADYRNLDVWQQGRTLVTTAYRFTEVLPDAEKERLTLEIIRASYDVPATIAVAAWQDTGNYSEAVASLNRLDTLVALAADLGYVEEFHTKDIKERVRELSLKLGSMSKPMRTERTDREDRPQRDFNRDDRPQRNFDRDDRPPRRDFGDRPPRDFNRDDRPQRSFDRDDRPPRRDYGDDRPPRRDEGGDDRPPRRDDDGGGPPRRPYGGGGGFRPGGGGRPGGGGGYGGRPGGGRPGGGGGFRPGGRPGGGGGGFRGPRDRD, encoded by the coding sequence ATGGCTGATTACCGCAACCTCGACGTCTGGCAACAAGGTCGGACACTTGTCACGACCGCTTACCGCTTTACCGAAGTCCTGCCCGACGCCGAAAAGGAACGGCTCACCCTGGAGATCATTCGTGCCTCCTACGACGTCCCGGCGACCATCGCCGTGGCCGCTTGGCAAGACACCGGGAACTACAGCGAAGCCGTCGCTTCGCTGAACCGCCTCGATACCCTCGTGGCTCTCGCCGCCGACCTCGGCTATGTCGAAGAGTTCCACACCAAGGATATCAAAGAGCGAGTCCGCGAACTGAGCCTCAAGCTCGGTTCAATGTCCAAGCCGATGCGAACCGAGCGAACCGACCGCGAGGACCGGCCGCAACGCGACTTCAATCGCGATGATCGGCCCCAGCGAAATTTCGACCGAGACGATCGCCCACCTCGCCGCGACTTCGGAGACCGACCTCCACGCGACTTCAATCGGGATGACCGGCCTCAGCGAAGCTTCGACCGAGACGACCGCCCACCTCGCCGCGACTACGGCGACGACCGACCTCCTCGCCGAGACGAGGGTGGCGACGATCGCCCACCACGTCGCGACGATGACGGCGGCGGACCTCCTCGACGCCCATACGGCGGCGGTGGCGGTTTCCGACCAGGTGGCGGCGGCAGACCCGGCGGCGGTGGCGGATACGGCGGCCGACCAGGCGGTGGACGCCCAGGTGGCGGTGGTGGATTCCGACCCGGCGGTCGCCCAGGCGGCGGTGGCGGCGGATTCCGAGGCCCCCGAGATAGAGACTAA
- the groL gene encoding chaperonin GroEL (60 kDa chaperone family; promotes refolding of misfolded polypeptides especially under stressful conditions; forms two stacked rings of heptamers to form a barrel-shaped 14mer; ends can be capped by GroES; misfolded proteins enter the barrel where they are refolded when GroES binds) yields the protein MAAKNLVFDENARRALERGVNKVADAVKVTLGPKGRNVVLDKKWGSPTITKDGVTVAKEIELEDPYENMGAQLCKEVASKTNDVAGDGTTTATVLAQAIVNEGLRYVAAGGNPIAVKRGIEKAVEQVIATIKETAKPIKDKEQVEFVATIAGNDSEVGKHVAEAMDKVGKDGVITVEESKGRDTQLDVVEGMQFDRGYISPYFVTDPERMEAVLENPIILIHEKKISVAADFLPFLEKAAAARRPILVIAEDIEGDALSTIVLNKIRGVLQIAAVKAPGFGDRRKAMLEDIAVLTNGTFISEDLGVKLESVLIEQLGTAKKVVISKEETTIIEGAGSKESVLGRIDLIKRQIDTTDSNYDKEKLQERLAKLSGGVAVIKVGASTETELKEKKHRYEDALSATRAAVEEGIVPGGGATLLRAADKLSTEGMSTDEATGVAIVKRALEEPIRHIAKNAGLEGSVIVEKVRAAADGFGLNAVTGEIVDMVAAGIVDPAKVTRSTITNAASIAALVLTTETLVVDKPEKKGAGGAGMPGMDGMGGMDY from the coding sequence ATGGCAGCAAAGAACCTAGTATTCGACGAAAACGCACGACGAGCCCTTGAGCGCGGTGTCAACAAAGTCGCCGACGCAGTCAAGGTCACCCTTGGACCAAAGGGGCGAAACGTCGTCCTCGACAAAAAGTGGGGAAGCCCAACGATCACCAAGGACGGCGTCACCGTCGCCAAGGAAATCGAACTCGAAGATCCCTATGAGAACATGGGTGCGCAACTCTGCAAAGAGGTCGCCTCCAAAACCAACGACGTCGCCGGTGATGGAACCACCACCGCAACCGTCCTCGCCCAGGCAATCGTCAACGAAGGCCTCCGCTACGTCGCCGCCGGTGGAAACCCCATCGCCGTCAAGCGCGGAATCGAAAAGGCAGTTGAGCAGGTCATCGCGACCATCAAAGAAACCGCCAAGCCGATCAAGGACAAAGAGCAGGTCGAATTCGTCGCCACCATCGCTGGTAACGATTCCGAAGTCGGAAAGCACGTTGCTGAAGCAATGGACAAAGTCGGCAAGGACGGAGTCATCACCGTCGAAGAGTCCAAGGGCCGAGACACCCAACTGGACGTCGTCGAAGGTATGCAGTTCGACCGAGGCTACATCAGCCCCTACTTCGTCACCGATCCTGAGCGCATGGAAGCCGTTCTCGAGAATCCGATCATTCTGATCCACGAGAAGAAGATCAGCGTCGCCGCCGATTTCCTTCCGTTCCTTGAGAAAGCCGCCGCCGCTCGACGACCAATCCTCGTCATCGCCGAGGACATCGAAGGTGACGCCCTAAGCACCATCGTCCTCAACAAGATTCGAGGCGTGCTCCAAATCGCCGCCGTCAAGGCCCCTGGCTTTGGCGACCGACGAAAGGCAATGCTCGAAGACATCGCCGTTCTCACCAACGGAACCTTTATCAGTGAAGACCTTGGAGTCAAGCTCGAGAGCGTTCTGATCGAGCAACTTGGCACCGCCAAGAAGGTCGTCATCAGCAAGGAAGAGACCACGATCATCGAAGGCGCCGGTTCCAAGGAATCCGTTCTCGGTCGAATCGATCTCATCAAGCGACAAATCGACACCACCGACAGCAACTACGATAAAGAAAAGCTGCAGGAGAGACTTGCTAAGCTCAGCGGCGGCGTCGCTGTCATCAAGGTAGGAGCATCCACCGAGACCGAGCTGAAAGAGAAGAAGCACCGCTACGAAGACGCCCTCTCGGCAACCCGAGCGGCCGTCGAAGAAGGCATCGTCCCTGGCGGCGGAGCAACCCTCCTCCGAGCAGCCGATAAGCTCAGCACCGAAGGTATGAGCACCGATGAAGCAACCGGAGTTGCCATTGTGAAGCGCGCGCTCGAAGAGCCAATCCGACACATCGCCAAGAACGCCGGCCTCGAAGGCTCGGTCATCGTGGAAAAGGTCCGCGCAGCGGCAGACGGCTTCGGCCTCAATGCCGTCACCGGCGAGATTGTTGACATGGTCGCTGCTGGAATTGTTGACCCCGCAAAGGTCACCCGTTCGACCATCACCAATGCCGCGAGTATCGCAGCCCTCGTACTCACCACCGAAACCCTAGTCGTCGACAAGCCCGAAAAGAAGGGCGCCGGAGGAGCAGGAATGCCCGGCATGGACGGTATGGGCGGAATGGACTACTAA